Proteins encoded by one window of Pecten maximus chromosome 15, xPecMax1.1, whole genome shotgun sequence:
- the LOC117343733 gene encoding methyltransferase-like protein 27, translated as MDNTKRVSEAYKKTESREEKTQFYDSWSKMYDQEMNSYGYKGPAMTASAVRDLYPDSRDVVRILDVAAGTGFVGEELIKHGFVKVDALDPSQGMLDEAREKGVYQELICAYFDEKDHTIPPDTYDVIVVCGGCTNVHLPCSCLREAVRLLKPGGYFVMATRPFHLNTVDEYKEGRFENLMDEIEEEGKWKKIRKEILPGYHAEHEGIVFVYQKK; from the exons ATGGACAACACTAAGAGAGTGAGTGAGGCCTATAAAAAAACAGAAAGTCGAGAGGAAAAGACACAGTTCTACGACTCATGGAGCAAAATGTATGATCAG GAAATGAACTCGTATGGATATAAAGGACCCGCTATGACGGCTAGTGCTGTGCGTGACTTGTACCCAGATTCCCGGGATGTTGTGCGTATCCTTGACGTTGCAGCAGGCACAGGATTTGTTGGCGAAGAG TTAATCAAACATGGATTTGTCAAAGTAGATGCTTTAGATCCATCGCAGGGAATGTTGGATGAAGCGCGCGAAAAAGGAGTCTACCAAGAGCTGATATGTGCGTACTTTGACGAAAAAGATCACACTATTCCACCTG ataccTATGATGTCATCGTCGTGTGCGGAGGTTGTACGAACGTGCATCTGCCATGTAGCTGTCTGCGAGAGGCCGTGCGTCTTCTTAAACCAG GGGGCTATTTTGTGATGGCCACACGCCCATTCCACCTTAATACGGTCGACGAATACAAGGAGGGACGTTTCGAAAACTTGATGGACGAGATAGAAGAGGAGGGGAAATGGAAAAAGATCCGGAAAGAGATTTTGCCTGGATACCACGCAGAACATGAAggcattgtttttgtttatcaaaaaaaataa